From the Leucobacter denitrificans genome, one window contains:
- a CDS encoding TIGR03364 family FAD-dependent oxidoreductase — MLERNFEPISAPKALSVHQYDLVIIGAGIVGLSHAWHALRLGLRIAIVERDDAAVGASVRNFGHIGVSAHSGKAREYAEIARAEWLAIAAATGITVGEVGTTVILRNELEAAVTEEFAATNVVETRHLDSVQAADVLGTDAAHIHSGLHLPYDLKLDPLTAIPTLARHLGDQGVDFYYATNAGRLEPGCVYTSRGKLNTKYIVLAVNHDIDRFFPEIADLHSVERCRLRMLEIEPPRGVRINPGILTGLSLLRYDAFRELPSHDALRAHFAQERPELLEHDLNHMLTQRPDGILIVGDTHHRERTESPFELERSDDLLLRETQQLFGVDHLTIRRRWRGLYASSASTNFVSENPLPGVRAISVTTGIGMTTALGFARASLESLLNASSTPPSDPLRSALLTSKGIS; from the coding sequence GTGCTTGAACGAAACTTCGAACCTATATCCGCACCAAAAGCGCTCTCAGTGCATCAGTACGATCTTGTGATTATTGGAGCAGGGATTGTCGGTCTCTCTCACGCCTGGCACGCACTTCGTCTGGGACTACGCATCGCCATCGTGGAGCGTGATGATGCTGCCGTCGGCGCATCGGTGCGAAACTTCGGCCACATTGGAGTTTCGGCACATTCTGGCAAGGCACGTGAATACGCCGAGATTGCCCGGGCGGAGTGGCTCGCGATCGCTGCTGCGACCGGCATCACGGTCGGCGAAGTCGGTACAACCGTGATACTGCGCAATGAACTCGAGGCCGCGGTCACAGAGGAATTCGCGGCGACCAACGTTGTCGAAACACGGCACCTCGACTCCGTGCAAGCCGCAGATGTGCTTGGCACAGACGCAGCACACATTCACAGCGGTCTGCATCTCCCGTATGACCTCAAGCTCGATCCGCTCACGGCGATACCCACTCTCGCACGCCATCTCGGTGATCAGGGCGTCGATTTCTACTACGCCACAAATGCAGGCCGACTCGAGCCTGGTTGTGTGTACACCAGCCGAGGAAAGCTCAACACCAAGTACATAGTCCTTGCAGTGAATCACGACATTGATCGATTCTTCCCAGAGATTGCGGACCTGCATTCTGTTGAGCGGTGCCGTCTTCGGATGCTCGAGATCGAACCGCCACGTGGTGTGCGCATCAACCCTGGGATCCTCACGGGACTCTCGCTTTTGCGATACGACGCGTTCCGAGAGCTCCCGTCACACGACGCGCTGAGGGCGCATTTTGCGCAGGAGCGCCCAGAATTGCTTGAACACGATCTCAACCACATGCTTACTCAGCGCCCTGACGGCATCCTCATCGTCGGCGATACCCATCATCGCGAACGAACCGAGTCCCCTTTTGAGCTTGAGCGCAGCGACGATCTGCTACTCCGAGAAACTCAGCAACTTTTCGGTGTCGACCACCTCACCATCCGCCGTCGGTGGCGCGGCCTCTATGCCTCCTCTGCCTCGACCAACTTCGTCAGTGAAAATCCGCTCCCTGGAGTACGCGCAATCTCCGTAACGACGGGCATCGGCATGACGACCGCACTCGGATTTGCCCGCGCCTCTCTTGAGTCGCTCCTCAACGCATCCTCGACCCCACCCTCAGACCCACTGCGATCTGCGCTGCTCACCTCGAAAGGTATCTCATGA
- a CDS encoding ABC transporter substrate-binding protein translates to MKKKFIGVLGLTASAALVLTGCSSTSQAAEGDWTAAPVMENLQAQADPFTTYALPDEWANYGALFEDFCEINDLTCSHVDSDMSSGEAIQRYAAEKGNPIGYLSDIGGLWGQVAEGAGVTAPYVPEGAEDLLPGQYGENGGWINTFTGVVGFLVNDSVSEAPQTWDDLLKPEYANGKVASSGLNEPIGGTQQAVDLSIALARGGDVTDTDATWEYLNELFATTNVSDVSPSIDALIRGEYGVMVQYDFNAIAAIEQAEAQGVSLSFVVPSDGSIYMPSSILANGHNSESMDFIKAFMDYVLTDEAQLKFADFGARPIRFVNGDLEVPEERRARWLPEENYANTQTFDASLIDPEQLLADYNANVKN, encoded by the coding sequence ATGAAAAAGAAATTCATTGGAGTCCTCGGACTCACTGCTTCCGCCGCACTCGTGCTCACCGGCTGCTCCTCGACCTCACAAGCTGCCGAAGGGGACTGGACCGCAGCACCGGTGATGGAGAATCTCCAAGCCCAGGCCGACCCATTCACCACGTACGCTCTACCGGACGAATGGGCAAACTACGGCGCTCTGTTCGAAGATTTTTGCGAGATCAATGACCTCACATGCTCGCACGTTGACAGCGACATGTCCTCAGGAGAGGCGATCCAGCGATACGCGGCAGAAAAAGGGAACCCGATTGGGTACCTCAGCGACATCGGTGGCCTCTGGGGGCAGGTTGCTGAGGGCGCCGGAGTCACGGCACCGTACGTTCCGGAAGGTGCCGAGGACCTGCTGCCCGGTCAGTACGGAGAAAACGGCGGTTGGATCAATACATTCACCGGAGTCGTCGGCTTCCTCGTCAATGACTCTGTTTCTGAAGCACCGCAGACTTGGGATGACCTGCTGAAGCCGGAATATGCCAACGGAAAGGTCGCTTCGAGCGGTCTCAATGAGCCGATCGGCGGAACCCAGCAGGCAGTCGACCTCTCAATCGCACTCGCGCGCGGCGGCGACGTCACCGATACGGATGCGACCTGGGAGTATCTCAATGAGCTCTTCGCTACAACGAATGTCTCTGACGTATCTCCCAGCATCGACGCACTAATCCGCGGCGAGTACGGGGTAATGGTGCAGTACGACTTCAACGCGATCGCAGCGATCGAACAGGCTGAAGCACAGGGAGTATCACTCTCATTCGTCGTTCCGTCCGACGGCTCAATCTACATGCCTTCATCAATCCTTGCGAACGGTCACAACTCTGAGTCGATGGACTTCATCAAGGCCTTCATGGATTACGTACTCACAGACGAAGCGCAGCTCAAGTTTGCTGACTTCGGCGCCAGACCGATTCGCTTCGTGAACGGCGACCTCGAGGTTCCAGAAGAACGGCGCGCACGCTGGTTGCCCGAGGAGAACTATGCGAACACCCAAACCTTCGATGCCTCGCTCATTGATCCCGAGCAATTGCTCGCTGACTATAACGCGAACGTAAAGAACTAA
- a CDS encoding ABC transporter permease, with the protein MTLTLTQSSTRPTRVQRFNSSRIPIVLLFVYLGLPLLALLLFSFSRVWDGTVLPSAFTLEHWKNALQNTDVVQATGRSLFVTLMVCVINWIVVIPAAYIAVVVSPRLRSLFHALAIAPFALPWIVIAAGMQLTVGEFAPQLFATVGLLVVTISAVTFPYLYWAVESSLISNNVKQLAEAAQMSGAGWWQTITRVAVPSAKKGIMSGTLLVASAAFGEFAITQIIIGGAYETLPLWTLRMFHGRVPGAGTDLAAVSFAIFLVLFAVSMVLSRIDSDPAQPTLGGSQKLQNRKGVKR; encoded by the coding sequence GTGACACTTACACTGACTCAGAGCTCGACACGTCCCACCCGTGTTCAGCGATTCAATAGCTCGCGCATACCCATCGTTCTGCTGTTCGTGTACCTCGGGCTACCGCTTCTCGCGCTACTCCTCTTCAGCTTCTCGCGAGTGTGGGATGGAACTGTCTTACCATCTGCGTTCACTCTGGAGCACTGGAAGAATGCTCTGCAGAATACCGACGTTGTGCAGGCCACCGGCCGGTCGCTTTTCGTCACGCTCATGGTGTGTGTGATCAACTGGATCGTTGTGATTCCCGCGGCCTACATCGCGGTTGTCGTGTCACCCCGGCTCCGATCGCTCTTCCACGCGCTTGCGATCGCGCCCTTCGCACTGCCGTGGATCGTGATCGCTGCTGGCATGCAGCTCACGGTAGGAGAATTCGCCCCGCAACTCTTCGCCACAGTGGGACTGCTCGTAGTGACGATCTCAGCAGTGACATTTCCGTACCTATATTGGGCAGTCGAGAGCTCATTGATTTCGAATAACGTGAAGCAGCTCGCTGAGGCAGCACAGATGAGCGGCGCAGGGTGGTGGCAGACAATCACTCGGGTGGCCGTGCCATCGGCAAAGAAGGGCATCATGTCAGGCACGCTGCTTGTTGCTTCGGCAGCTTTCGGTGAGTTCGCGATCACGCAAATCATCATCGGTGGCGCTTATGAAACACTGCCGCTCTGGACGTTGCGCATGTTCCACGGGCGCGTTCCAGGGGCAGGCACCGACCTCGCCGCAGTCTCGTTCGCGATTTTCCTCGTGTTGTTCGCTGTCTCGATGGTTCTCAGTCGTATCGACTCTGATCCCGCACAACCCACGCTGGGTGGTTCGCAAAAGCTACAAAATAGAAAAGGAGTGAAGCGATGA
- a CDS encoding ABC transporter ATP-binding protein — translation MSAVTVKNVRKAYGDHVVLDDVSLEFSEGEFVSLLGPSGCGKTTLLRVIAGLQSFDSGSVEFDGVDMTNVPAQKRGIGMVFQQYSLFPNMTVRKNIAFPLEAARMQRADIERRVDEMVELIGLEKHQHKRPKQLSGGQQQRVALARALAPRPRILLLDEPLSALDAQVRSRLRDQIRDIQKEVGITTIFVTHDQTEAFAMSDRIVLMGSSGILQVAEPAEIYARPSHREGANFIGRRNDIKVVASEGRLRWEGLFDLPSPVPDGEKVRCSFRAESVNVTLAGGARRSNSVVNEWAEARWVPARVRTRTYLGSTSSLKLQLAGEEKLKAVVTGSLAVHIEDDSAVDVSVDAKDINVYSKGRLVAVGSEQVMETYEGATAA, via the coding sequence ATGAGCGCGGTCACTGTGAAGAACGTTCGCAAAGCATATGGAGATCATGTCGTTCTCGACGACGTGTCGCTCGAATTCTCTGAAGGAGAATTCGTCTCCCTGCTCGGACCTTCCGGGTGCGGCAAGACGACACTGCTTCGGGTTATTGCTGGCCTTCAGTCTTTCGACTCAGGCAGCGTCGAGTTCGATGGTGTCGACATGACGAACGTACCCGCGCAGAAGCGCGGTATTGGCATGGTGTTTCAGCAGTATTCCCTCTTCCCGAACATGACCGTGCGCAAGAACATCGCGTTCCCGCTCGAAGCAGCTCGAATGCAACGGGCCGATATCGAGCGGAGGGTTGACGAGATGGTCGAGCTCATCGGGCTAGAAAAGCACCAGCATAAGCGGCCAAAACAGCTCTCAGGGGGTCAGCAACAGCGGGTCGCTCTCGCACGGGCGCTCGCCCCTCGCCCGCGCATTCTCCTCCTCGACGAGCCACTGAGTGCACTTGATGCCCAGGTACGATCGCGTTTGCGCGATCAGATCCGCGACATTCAAAAAGAGGTCGGAATCACTACGATCTTCGTTACGCACGATCAGACCGAGGCGTTCGCCATGTCGGATCGGATTGTGCTCATGGGCAGTTCGGGCATCTTGCAAGTCGCAGAACCAGCAGAGATTTACGCAAGACCAAGCCATCGCGAGGGCGCGAACTTCATTGGTCGCCGTAACGATATCAAAGTCGTAGCCTCGGAGGGTCGACTCAGGTGGGAGGGACTCTTCGACCTCCCGTCACCCGTGCCCGACGGAGAAAAGGTGCGCTGCTCATTCAGGGCGGAGAGCGTGAATGTAACTCTGGCCGGAGGAGCTCGGCGGTCAAACAGCGTCGTCAATGAATGGGCTGAAGCGAGATGGGTTCCTGCACGGGTGAGAACGCGCACCTACCTCGGTTCAACGAGTTCACTCAAACTCCAGCTCGCAGGCGAGGAGAAACTTAAGGCAGTAGTTACTGGGTCACTTGCCGTGCACATCGAAGATGACAGTGCCGTCGACGTGAGCGTCGATGCGAAGGACATTAACGTCTACTCGAAGGGGCGCTTGGTCGCAGTGGGTTCTGAGCAGGTAATGGAAACATACGAAGGAGCAACTGCAGCATGA
- a CDS encoding alkaline phosphatase family protein has product MTKKVLLFGLDGVRRDSLEQASTPHIDAVAERGGRTAIDIDERCHTVSGPMWSTILTGAFPEEHGVHDNIQQPTMRVPDVFSRLVTAGKAKHPVAAASWPPLTSRVECGPIVNPSLVRAFAAPLRVETPEIYIPGDVMVRDAAIELVGVPEVDGGFVYFGQVDTVGHTEGIGTSYLKAIERCDEHIGSVLNALAARGDRDEWIVVITTDHGHLDTGGHGGRTFEECAVWVVSDSDELLSRITGPQDIASAIEHAYG; this is encoded by the coding sequence ATGACCAAGAAAGTCCTTCTCTTCGGTCTCGACGGCGTCAGACGTGATTCACTCGAACAGGCATCGACCCCGCACATCGATGCTGTTGCTGAGCGCGGTGGCCGTACTGCGATCGATATCGATGAACGATGCCACACCGTCTCGGGCCCCATGTGGAGCACCATTCTCACCGGAGCCTTTCCCGAAGAGCACGGCGTTCACGACAATATTCAGCAACCAACCATGCGAGTGCCAGACGTTTTCTCGCGGCTCGTTACCGCTGGAAAGGCCAAACATCCGGTTGCTGCGGCATCGTGGCCACCACTTACGAGTCGGGTCGAATGTGGCCCTATCGTCAACCCTTCACTTGTGCGTGCGTTCGCAGCACCGCTCCGCGTCGAGACCCCGGAAATATACATTCCGGGCGACGTGATGGTTCGCGATGCTGCCATCGAACTCGTCGGCGTTCCAGAAGTTGATGGTGGTTTCGTGTACTTCGGTCAGGTCGATACCGTCGGGCACACTGAGGGAATCGGCACGAGCTATCTCAAGGCAATCGAGCGCTGCGACGAACACATCGGCTCTGTGCTCAATGCCCTTGCGGCGCGCGGCGATCGAGATGAGTGGATCGTTGTGATCACGACCGACCACGGCCATCTTGATACGGGCGGTCACGGTGGCCGCACATTCGAAGAGTGCGCGGTATGGGTTGTAAGCGACAGCGACGAACTGCTTTCCCGAATCACTGGTCCGCAGGACATCGCATCTGCGATTGAGCACGCATACGGATAA
- a CDS encoding NADPH-dependent F420 reductase, with amino-acid sequence MASFTIFGTGNMANAIGGVFANGGASVDYVSHEQAADAVVNGDTVVLAVPYPAVAEILKNNADKFAGKTVVDITNPLNFETFDSLTVPVGSSAAAEIQSALPNSRVLKAFNTTFAATLASGKVGDTKTTVLVAGDDADAKSALVTAVQAGGLGAIDAGSLKRAHELEAIGFLQLTLAAGEKITWTGGFGVNN; translated from the coding sequence ATGGCTTCATTCACAATCTTCGGCACCGGCAACATGGCAAACGCAATCGGCGGCGTCTTTGCAAACGGCGGCGCCTCAGTCGACTACGTGTCGCACGAACAGGCCGCCGACGCGGTAGTGAATGGCGACACTGTCGTTCTCGCAGTGCCGTACCCCGCGGTCGCTGAGATCCTCAAGAACAATGCGGATAAGTTCGCTGGCAAGACTGTCGTTGACATCACCAACCCGTTGAACTTCGAGACCTTTGACTCGCTCACCGTGCCGGTTGGCAGCTCAGCAGCAGCTGAAATTCAGAGTGCTCTGCCCAACTCGCGCGTACTCAAGGCCTTCAACACCACCTTCGCGGCAACACTCGCATCAGGCAAGGTAGGCGACACCAAGACCACTGTGCTCGTCGCGGGTGACGACGCAGACGCGAAGTCAGCTCTTGTTACAGCAGTGCAGGCAGGCGGCCTCGGCGCGATCGACGCGGGCTCACTGAAGCGCGCGCACGAGCTCGAAGCAATCGGGTTCCTGCAGCTCACCCTCGCCGCTGGCGAGAAGATCACCTGGACTGGCGGATTCGGCGTAAACAACTAA
- a CDS encoding alcohol dehydrogenase catalytic domain-containing protein: MKAWQFTGTNKPLELNEVPEPTAGPGQVVVTVRVAGVCHSDVSALDDEGWMGLFPTLPRTMGHENAGVITEVGEGMDHWKVGDRVGLAPMFSDGDALGYGKWDGGFGPKLLATDDNLVKLPDEVSFELGAMATDAGLTAYHAIMTLGEVKKGTKVGVIGLGGLGYIGARVAVLSGAEVYGADLSLAARELADEIGLAGVGESIEEFADKGLEVVVDYAGFGVTTESGVNALSKFGVFVQVGMGKLEARLDTLQLITKQLTVKGSNSGTKEDLENLYELMRSGDLNPPVNLITHAEIPEAIDRLREGGVVGRLIAVYDEAQ, encoded by the coding sequence ATGAAGGCATGGCAGTTCACAGGAACCAACAAACCTCTTGAGCTCAACGAGGTACCCGAACCCACCGCTGGGCCAGGTCAGGTCGTTGTCACCGTTCGAGTAGCCGGCGTCTGCCACTCTGACGTTTCTGCGCTCGACGACGAAGGTTGGATGGGCCTCTTCCCCACACTCCCCCGCACGATGGGCCACGAGAACGCTGGCGTCATCACCGAGGTGGGCGAAGGCATGGATCACTGGAAGGTCGGCGACCGCGTAGGCCTCGCACCGATGTTCTCCGACGGAGACGCACTCGGGTACGGCAAGTGGGACGGCGGCTTCGGGCCGAAGCTCCTCGCAACTGACGATAACCTCGTCAAGCTGCCCGACGAGGTCTCATTCGAACTCGGCGCTATGGCGACCGACGCAGGCCTCACGGCATACCACGCCATCATGACCCTCGGCGAGGTGAAGAAGGGCACGAAGGTCGGAGTCATCGGACTCGGTGGACTCGGCTACATTGGCGCCCGCGTCGCAGTACTTTCTGGGGCTGAAGTGTACGGCGCAGATCTCAGCCTAGCCGCGCGCGAGCTTGCCGACGAAATCGGCCTCGCAGGAGTTGGCGAATCGATCGAAGAGTTTGCCGACAAGGGCCTCGAAGTTGTGGTTGACTACGCAGGTTTCGGCGTTACCACCGAATCAGGCGTGAACGCACTCTCGAAGTTCGGCGTGTTCGTGCAGGTGGGTATGGGCAAGCTCGAGGCGCGCCTCGACACCCTCCAGCTCATCACAAAGCAGCTCACTGTGAAGGGCTCGAACTCGGGCACCAAGGAGGATCTCGAGAACCTCTACGAGCTGATGCGCTCTGGCGATCTCAACCCGCCGGTGAACCTCATCACGCACGCAGAGATTCCCGAAGCGATCGATCGCCTCCGCGAAGGCGGGGTCGTCGGGCGTCTCATCGCCGTCTACGACGAGGCTCAGTAG
- a CDS encoding ABC-F family ATP-binding cassette domain-containing protein — protein sequence MHTQKHSGASARAQITLASASVSRGGNRILNKIDLSISAQSRVGIVGENGRGKTTLLQLLAGRFEPDSGSVTRIGSIGVADQEMPTHDERTVEDAVTEAIAESTAALEQLDAAAAGLGSGDDPHAETRYAEALEHVEALEAWGAERRVTLALRELDADFDRDHRLDTLSVGQRYRVRLACLLGGDHDLLLLDEPTNHLDRSGLDFLTVSLRARRGGVALVSHDRALLADVANIIVDLDPTFDGKARVYGGYDAYREGRAAEVARWEQTYEREQAERAQLHDDLVAAQSRLSTGWRPDKGTGKHQRQSRAAGITQSVHRRREALEAHAVTVPEPPLRFNFPELKARSGSVLIEAEGVVLHGRLAPVPAVEVQGGSKLLITGPNGAGKSTLLRLLAGELEPDAGRVTRSTTARITLLSQESDLPLRRTAADVFRSAAQGDDTVSLTSLGLLRSADTSKRVGELSIGQQRRLDLAITLASKPQVLLLDEPTNHLSIGLVDELTEALCAMPAAVVVTSHDRQLLRDLTNWSRIELADPHH from the coding sequence TTGCATACCCAAAAACACTCTGGGGCGTCTGCACGCGCCCAAATAACTCTCGCCTCCGCCTCAGTTTCGCGCGGCGGCAATCGCATTCTCAACAAGATCGACCTGTCGATCTCAGCACAATCACGCGTCGGCATCGTCGGCGAGAACGGTCGCGGCAAGACCACCCTGTTGCAATTGCTCGCTGGCAGGTTTGAGCCAGACAGTGGATCAGTCACTCGCATTGGATCGATCGGCGTCGCCGACCAAGAGATGCCCACGCACGACGAGCGCACTGTCGAAGACGCCGTCACTGAAGCGATCGCAGAATCAACTGCGGCGCTCGAGCAGCTCGATGCAGCGGCGGCAGGGCTCGGGAGCGGTGACGATCCACATGCTGAAACTCGCTATGCCGAGGCGCTCGAGCACGTTGAGGCCCTCGAGGCATGGGGTGCTGAGCGCCGAGTTACGCTCGCACTTCGCGAGCTCGACGCAGACTTCGACCGGGACCACAGGCTCGACACGCTCTCGGTCGGGCAGCGATACCGCGTGAGGCTCGCATGCTTGCTCGGCGGCGACCACGACCTGCTGCTGCTCGACGAGCCGACGAATCACCTCGATCGCTCGGGGCTCGACTTTCTCACGGTGAGTCTACGGGCGAGGCGTGGTGGGGTCGCACTCGTAAGCCACGATCGCGCCCTACTCGCCGATGTCGCGAACATCATCGTTGACCTCGACCCAACCTTCGACGGAAAGGCACGTGTGTACGGCGGGTACGACGCTTACCGGGAGGGCAGGGCGGCCGAGGTCGCACGTTGGGAGCAAACGTACGAACGCGAGCAAGCAGAGCGTGCACAGCTGCATGATGACCTGGTTGCTGCGCAGAGTCGGCTTTCGACTGGATGGCGACCCGACAAAGGCACAGGTAAGCATCAGCGCCAAAGCCGAGCCGCTGGCATCACCCAGTCGGTACACAGGCGACGTGAAGCACTCGAGGCCCACGCGGTCACGGTGCCAGAGCCGCCGCTTCGGTTCAACTTTCCCGAGCTCAAAGCACGCTCAGGTTCAGTGCTTATTGAGGCCGAAGGGGTCGTGCTGCACGGTCGGCTCGCGCCGGTTCCTGCGGTCGAAGTGCAGGGTGGATCGAAGCTCCTCATCACCGGCCCGAACGGTGCGGGTAAGTCGACGCTGCTCAGGCTGCTCGCAGGCGAACTTGAGCCGGATGCGGGGAGGGTGACGCGATCCACAACTGCGCGGATCACGCTGCTCAGTCAGGAGTCTGACCTGCCGCTGCGCCGAACCGCGGCTGACGTCTTTAGATCGGCGGCGCAAGGCGACGACACAGTATCGCTCACCTCGCTCGGGCTGCTGCGTTCCGCGGACACGTCGAAACGCGTCGGCGAGCTCTCGATCGGTCAGCAGCGGCGCCTCGATCTCGCGATCACACTGGCAAGCAAGCCTCAGGTGCTCTTGCTCGATGAGCCGACGAACCACCTCTCGATTGGACTCGTAGACGAACTCACCGAGGCGCTCTGTGCCATGCCGGCCGCGGTCGTGGTGACGAGCCACGACCGCCAGCTCCTCCGCGACCTCACGAATTGGTCGAGGATCGAGCTCGCCGATCCACACCACTAA
- a CDS encoding cobalamin-independent methionine synthase II family protein, with amino-acid sequence MTTIETTTAGSLPRTQALIDANAARTFEDDGFTLKSTPEFNELVAEAVRDVVARQREVGITQPGDGEFGKAMSNAVDYGAWWGYSFQRVNGLSLTEVNAFNEPARRSTPGNVQLTAFLDRRDRAAFADAYNDPESGIATGRTATAFPTTTSEISYRGHDAVAADTQHLRAALNEGESGFLTAIAPGSAARVRNDFYPTEQEHIDAWVGALREEYRAITDAGLILQLDDPSLAENWDQINPEPSVEDYVAFTQIRIDAINEAIKGLPKEQVRLHLCWGSWHGPHTTDIELKHILKTVLGANVGQISFEAANARHEHEWAVWEENKGLIPDDLILVPGVVGHSTNLVEHPDLVAQRIERFAKIVGPERVIAATDCGLGGRVHPQIAWAKLESLGEGARRAASRI; translated from the coding sequence ATGACGACCATTGAGACCACCACCGCAGGAAGCCTGCCGCGTACGCAGGCACTTATCGACGCGAACGCCGCGCGCACCTTTGAAGACGACGGATTCACGCTGAAGTCGACCCCCGAGTTCAACGAGCTCGTCGCCGAAGCCGTGCGCGACGTAGTTGCGCGCCAGCGCGAGGTTGGCATCACGCAGCCGGGTGACGGCGAGTTTGGCAAGGCGATGTCGAACGCGGTTGATTACGGTGCTTGGTGGGGGTACTCGTTCCAGCGCGTGAACGGGCTCTCGCTCACCGAGGTGAATGCGTTCAACGAGCCAGCTCGCCGCTCGACTCCGGGCAACGTGCAGCTCACGGCGTTCCTTGATCGTCGCGACCGGGCCGCGTTTGCCGATGCGTACAACGACCCCGAGAGCGGCATTGCGACCGGCCGAACTGCAACCGCGTTTCCCACCACAACGAGTGAGATCTCGTATCGCGGCCATGATGCCGTGGCCGCAGACACCCAGCACCTGCGCGCTGCACTGAACGAGGGTGAGTCTGGGTTCCTCACCGCGATCGCTCCCGGTTCGGCCGCGCGTGTGCGCAACGACTTCTACCCGACCGAGCAGGAGCACATCGACGCCTGGGTCGGCGCGCTTCGCGAGGAATACCGTGCGATCACCGACGCGGGTCTGATCTTGCAGCTCGATGATCCGTCGCTCGCCGAAAACTGGGATCAGATCAATCCCGAGCCGAGTGTCGAGGACTATGTGGCGTTCACGCAGATCCGCATCGATGCCATCAACGAGGCGATCAAGGGCCTGCCCAAGGAGCAGGTTCGCTTGCACCTGTGCTGGGGCTCGTGGCACGGCCCGCACACCACCGATATTGAGCTCAAGCACATTCTGAAGACCGTGCTCGGTGCGAATGTTGGCCAGATTTCGTTCGAGGCTGCGAACGCGAGGCACGAGCACGAGTGGGCTGTCTGGGAAGAGAACAAGGGCCTCATCCCAGACGACCTCATCCTCGTACCGGGCGTCGTAGGTCACTCTACGAACCTCGTCGAGCACCCCGACCTCGTTGCGCAGCGCATCGAGCGCTTTGCAAAGATCGTTGGCCCCGAGCGAGTCATCGCCGCGACCGACTGCGGGCTCGGCGGGCGCGTACACCCGCAGATCGCCTGGGCGAAACTCGAGTCACTCGGTGAGGGTGCGCGCCGCGCTGCTTCGCGTATTTAG